The proteins below are encoded in one region of Chelmon rostratus isolate fCheRos1 chromosome 21, fCheRos1.pri, whole genome shotgun sequence:
- the ankrd22 gene encoding ankyrin repeat domain-containing protein 22 isoform X1, whose amino-acid sequence MGLVYSEPACQSAYDGDVHQLYHLLRQDPSQLNIQEEYTGDTPLIAACRHGNLRVVQYLLENGADVHLTNKKQRTCLHYASKRSFSLLDYLMIAILMPILLLGYFLMLQKQRQNVALMRVLLDSDVNVDAVDYKGNTALHYVCQKKSHRLVPLLLERNTNTDVQNNDGETPLDIATRLKFKKIVNMLKKTH is encoded by the exons ATGGGGCTGGTTTACTCAGAG CCGGCTTGTCAGTCAGCGTATGATGGAGACGTCCATCAGCTGTATCACCTCCTCAGACAAGATCCATCCCAACTGAACATTCAGGAGGAGTACACCGGGGACACACCCCTCATTGCAGCCTGTCGACATGGAAACCTGAGAGTGGTCCAATACTTGCTGGAAAATGGGGCGGATGTCCACCTGACCAATAAG AAACAGAGGACTTGCCTTCACTACGCTTCCAAGAGGAGTTTCTCCCTGCTGGATTATCTCATGATCGCCATCCTGATGCCCATCCTGCTGCTCGGGTACTTCCTCATG ttacagaaacagaggcagaacgTGGCTTTAATGCGGGTCTTGCTGGACAGCGACGTGAATGTCGATGCTGTCGACTAC aaGGGAAACACAGCTCTTCATTACGTCTGTCAGAAGAAAAGTCATCGTCTggttcctctgctgctggaaagaaACACCAACACTGACGTCCAAAACAAT gacGGAGAAACGCCGCTGGACATCGCCACCAGACTGAAGTTCAAGAAGATCGTTAACATGCTGAaaaagacacactga
- the lipf gene encoding gastric triacylglycerol lipase, whose product MLCVAVCVLMLSGLVHAGPTDSRSSTLRLSDVHRRSDQRHQKLDPEVHMNITEIIRWWGYPAEEHEVVTEDGYILTVNRIPQGIKHAPGPRPAVLLQHGLLAAGSNWITNLPNSSLGYVLADAGYDVWMGNSRGNTWSRKHQTLTPDQDDFWRFSYDELALKDLPAVVNHILKVTGQEQIYYIGHSQGTTIAFIAFSTLPELASKIKLFFGLAPVATVAFTASPMTKMSVVPEFLIWDLFGRRDFLPQDHMIEWFAEHVCGKRLLSELCGNLFFILCGFDEKNLNMTRTPVYATHCPAGTSVQNMVHWAQAVHGGKLMAYDFGAAGNMKHYNQSTPPEYHVHDMKVPTALFSGGHDTLADPKDVAVLLTQVSNLVYHQHIEHWEHLDFIWGLDAPELMFPSILKLLQEHH is encoded by the exons atgTTGTGCGTTGcggtgtgtgtgttgatgctttCAGGTCTCGTCCACGCCGGACCGACTGACAGCAGATCGTCCACTCTGAGACTCTCTGATGTCCACCGACGCTCAGATCAACGGCATCAGAAGCTGGACCCTGAAGTGCACATGAACATT acagaGATCATCCGATGGTGGGGTTACCCTGCGGAGGAACACGAGGTGGTGACGGAGGACGGCTACATCCTGACTGTCAACAGGATCCCACAAGGAATCAAACATGCTCCAG GTCCGAGGCCCGCGGTGCTCCTCCAGCACGGCCTCCTGGCCGCGGGCAGTAACTGGATCACCAACCTGCCCAACTCCAGTCTGGGCTACGTGCTGGCCGACGCCGGCTACGACGTGTGGAtgggaaacagcagaggaaacacctGGTCCAGGAAACACCAAACGCTCACGCCAGACCAGGACGACTTCTGGAGGTTCAG ctATGATGAGTTGGCTCTGAAGGATCTTCCAGCTGTTGTAAACCACATCCTGAAGGTGACGGGTCAGGAACAGATCTACTACATCGGACACTCTCAGGGAACCACTATAg CATTCATAGCGTTCTCCACGCTGCCGGAACTGGCCAGTAAGATCAAGTTGTTCTTCGGTTTGGCTCCTGTAGCGACTGTAGCGTTCACCGCTAGTCCCATGACCAAAATGTCTGTCGTACCTGAGTTTCTCATCTGG GACCTGTTTGGTAGGCGGGACTTCCTGCCTCAGGATCACATGATCGAATGGTTTGCAGAACACGTGTGTGGGAAGCGGCTGCTCAGTGAGCTGTGTGGAAACCTGTTCTTCATCCTCTGTGGCTTCGACGAGAAAAACCTCAACATG ACTCGGACTCCAGTCTACGccacacactgtcctgctgggACCTCAGTCCAGAACATGGTCCACTGGGcccag gcGGTTCATGGAGGGAAGCTGATGGCCTATGACTTTGGAGCTGCAGGAAACATGAAACACTACAACCAG TCCACTCCCCCTGAATACCACGTCCACGACATGAAGGTTCCCACCGCTCTGTTCTCAGGGGGACACGACACACTGGCGGACCCCAAAGACGTGGCTGTCCTCCTCACTCAG gtgtctAACCTGGTCTACCATCAGCACATTGAACACTGGGAACATCTGGATTTTATCTGGGGTCTGGACGCTCCTGAGCTGATGTTTCCCTCcatcctgaagctgctgcaggaacacCACTAG
- the ankrd22 gene encoding ankyrin repeat domain-containing protein 22 isoform X2 — translation MGLVYSEPACQSAYDGDVHQLYHLLRQDPSQLNIQEEYTGDTPLIAACRHGNLRVVQYLLENGADVHLTNKKQRTCLHYASKRSFSLLDYLMIAILMPILLLGYFLMLQKQRQNVALMRVLLDSDVNVDAVDYGNTALHYVCQKKSHRLVPLLLERNTNTDVQNNDGETPLDIATRLKFKKIVNMLKKTH, via the exons ATGGGGCTGGTTTACTCAGAG CCGGCTTGTCAGTCAGCGTATGATGGAGACGTCCATCAGCTGTATCACCTCCTCAGACAAGATCCATCCCAACTGAACATTCAGGAGGAGTACACCGGGGACACACCCCTCATTGCAGCCTGTCGACATGGAAACCTGAGAGTGGTCCAATACTTGCTGGAAAATGGGGCGGATGTCCACCTGACCAATAAG AAACAGAGGACTTGCCTTCACTACGCTTCCAAGAGGAGTTTCTCCCTGCTGGATTATCTCATGATCGCCATCCTGATGCCCATCCTGCTGCTCGGGTACTTCCTCATG ttacagaaacagaggcagaacgTGGCTTTAATGCGGGTCTTGCTGGACAGCGACGTGAATGTCGATGCTGTCGACTAC GGAAACACAGCTCTTCATTACGTCTGTCAGAAGAAAAGTCATCGTCTggttcctctgctgctggaaagaaACACCAACACTGACGTCCAAAACAAT gacGGAGAAACGCCGCTGGACATCGCCACCAGACTGAAGTTCAAGAAGATCGTTAACATGCTGAaaaagacacactga